Proteins encoded by one window of Sorex araneus isolate mSorAra2 chromosome 3, mSorAra2.pri, whole genome shotgun sequence:
- the PSME3 gene encoding proteasome activator complex subunit 3 → MASLLKVDQEVKLKVDSFRERITSEAEDLVANFFPKKLLELDSFLKEPILNIHDLTQIHSDMNLPVPDPILLTNSHDGLDGPTYKKRRLDECEEAFQGTKVFVMPNGMLKSNQQLVDIIEKVKPEIRLLIEKCNTVKMWVQLLIPRIEDGNNFGVSIQEETVAELRTVESEAASYLDQISRYYITRAKLVSKIAKYPHVEDYRRTVTEIDEKEYISLRLIISELRNQYVTLHDMILKNIEKIKRPRSSNAETLY, encoded by the exons atgGCCTCGTTGCTGAAGGTGGATCAGGAAGTGAAGCTCAAG GTTGATTCTTTCAGGGAGCGGATCACAAGTGAG GCTGAAGACTTGGTGGCAAATTTCTTCCCAAAGAAGTTGTTAGAACTTGATAGTTTTTTGAAG GAACCAATCCTGAACATCCATGACCTAACTCAGATCCACTCAGACATGAATCTCCCGGTCCCAGACCCCATTCTTCTCACCAACAGCCATGATGGACTGGATGGG CCCACTTACAAGAAACGAAGGTTGGATGAGTGTGAAGAGGCCTTCCAAG GAACCAAGGTGTTTGTGATGCCCAACGGGATGCTGAAAAGCAACCAGCAACTGGTGGACATTATTGAGAAAGTGAAACCTGAGATCCGGCTGCTGATCGAGAAATGCAACACG GTCAAAATGTGGGTACAGCTCCTGATTCCCAGAATAGAAGACGGGAACAACTTCGGGGTATCCATTCAG GAGGAGACTGTTGCAGAACTAAGAACTGTTGAGAGTGAAGCTGCATCATATCTGGACCAGATTTCTAG aTATTATATTACAAGAGCCAAATTGGTTTCTAAAATAGCTAAATATCCCCATGTG GAGGACTATCGTCGCACCGTGACAGAGATCGATGAGAAAGAGTATATCAGTCTGCGGCTCATTATATCAGAATTAAGGAATCAATAT GTCACTCTACACGATATGATCCTGAAAAATATCGAGAAGATCAAACGGCCCCGGAGCAGCAATGCAGAGACACTGTActag